Proteins encoded by one window of uncultured Draconibacterium sp.:
- a CDS encoding sodium/proline symporter — MIIVFVGYLVILIGIVAYSARRSKTNNDFVIGGKKISGFSLALSERATGESAWLLLGLTGHAYAEGMASLWVALGCVSGILFLWIFLAEPLQKLTDKTGALTVPSLFSAKFKGTQRSFGILSSLIIIFFFVLYIAAQFSGAGKIFNDTFNIDPFWGMVIGSALVTLYTMLGGFITVVATDAFQAVLMVVTCVVLPIIALGIAAANNIHVAEAMSQANYLVPQNLDTVKQATGGLLVLNGLSWAFGYTGQPQLLTRMMAMRNKKETQQSRILAIIWTLLAYVGAFMIGIIGYQLVQNGILGDAAATVANDSEKILPIMVMTLLNPILAGILLSGAVSAMMSTASSQLMVVSSSMTEDFYLHMTKKKIEEKRMLFLNKVLTLAVGLVGFVLAITMEDTVYGLVSYAWSGIGASFGPAIVLLIFWKKLSRAGVFASLITGTLSAVIWKTWLVDITGISERLASYLLAFFMAILFSFILPERGSSSEEKTI; from the coding sequence ATGATAATTGTATTTGTTGGCTACCTGGTTATTTTAATTGGTATTGTGGCATATTCAGCACGTCGGTCAAAAACAAATAACGACTTTGTTATTGGGGGTAAAAAAATCTCTGGTTTTTCGCTGGCTTTATCCGAACGAGCAACAGGAGAATCGGCTTGGTTACTATTAGGTTTAACTGGCCATGCTTATGCCGAAGGAATGGCTTCTTTGTGGGTAGCATTAGGTTGTGTATCCGGTATTTTGTTTTTATGGATTTTTCTTGCCGAACCGCTACAAAAGCTTACTGACAAAACAGGTGCTTTAACAGTTCCGAGTTTGTTTTCTGCCAAGTTTAAAGGCACACAACGAAGTTTCGGGATACTGTCCTCACTAATTATCATTTTCTTCTTTGTGCTTTACATCGCTGCCCAATTCAGTGGAGCAGGTAAAATCTTTAACGACACTTTTAATATCGATCCATTCTGGGGAATGGTAATTGGTTCGGCACTAGTTACTTTATACACCATGCTTGGTGGCTTTATTACGGTTGTAGCCACCGACGCTTTTCAAGCTGTTCTAATGGTAGTTACATGTGTTGTTTTACCCATTATTGCACTGGGAATTGCAGCTGCCAACAACATTCACGTGGCTGAAGCCATGTCGCAGGCAAACTATCTTGTTCCGCAAAACCTTGACACTGTAAAACAAGCAACAGGCGGATTATTAGTATTGAATGGTTTGAGCTGGGCTTTTGGTTATACAGGACAGCCACAGCTGCTTACCCGAATGATGGCCATGCGAAATAAAAAAGAAACGCAACAAAGCCGGATTCTTGCCATAATCTGGACACTTTTGGCTTATGTTGGTGCATTCATGATTGGTATTATTGGTTATCAGCTGGTGCAAAATGGTATTTTGGGAGATGCTGCAGCAACCGTTGCCAACGACTCTGAAAAAATCCTCCCTATAATGGTAATGACATTGTTGAACCCAATTCTTGCCGGAATTCTCCTGTCAGGTGCAGTTTCTGCCATGATGTCAACAGCTTCGTCCCAGTTAATGGTGGTTTCTTCATCAATGACAGAAGATTTCTACTTACACATGACCAAAAAGAAAATTGAGGAAAAACGAATGTTATTTCTGAATAAGGTACTAACGCTTGCTGTTGGGCTGGTAGGATTTGTTTTGGCAATTACAATGGAAGACACTGTTTACGGACTGGTTTCTTATGCATGGAGCGGCATTGGTGCTTCATTTGGCCCCGCAATTGTCTTACTAATCTTCTGGAAGAAATTATCAAGAGCAGGTGTTTTTGCAAGTTTAATTACCGGAACTTTATCTGCAGTAATCTGGAAAACCTGGCTGGTTGATATCACCGGAATTTCGGAAAGACTTGCGAGTTATCTGCTGGCTTTCTTTATGGCAATTTTATTTAGTTTTATCTTACCTGAAAGAGGATCAAGTTCTGAAGAGAAGACAATTTAA
- a CDS encoding YitT family protein — translation MAFLTKDKIFSKKWIQDNLLLISGSFILAAAFVFFVTPHKIVPGGVYGIAIVVHYLTAGVFSFWPDGIPVGTFALMIDIPLIIAGIKILGPRFGIKTITGSVLTAVFTDLLTMMRPDAKVPLVDDILLSCLFGGVLMGFGLGLIFKSRATSGGSDIIAMIIGKYTHIQIGRLMIYVDSVIVFFGLIAFRDWAIPLYSLIVIYICGKLIDTALEGASYNKALIIVSRKHAEIKEKLLVDLERGGTYLNGEGMFTGEKKQIIYTVVSRREVAILQEFISKIDADAFITVMDTKEILGEGFQSLHQKVNN, via the coding sequence ATGGCATTTTTAACAAAAGACAAGATTTTTAGTAAAAAATGGATTCAGGACAACCTGCTTCTCATTTCGGGCTCGTTTATTTTAGCAGCCGCTTTTGTATTTTTTGTTACACCACATAAAATTGTTCCGGGAGGAGTATATGGTATTGCTATTGTTGTGCACTATTTAACAGCAGGTGTATTTTCATTCTGGCCTGATGGAATTCCCGTAGGTACTTTCGCGCTAATGATTGATATTCCGTTGATTATTGCCGGAATTAAGATTTTGGGGCCACGTTTTGGAATAAAAACCATTACCGGCTCGGTGTTAACTGCTGTTTTTACCGACCTACTAACCATGATGCGCCCCGATGCCAAAGTGCCCCTAGTGGATGATATTCTTTTATCCTGCCTGTTTGGCGGAGTGTTAATGGGGTTTGGACTTGGTCTGATTTTTAAATCACGCGCAACTTCCGGTGGTTCCGATATTATTGCCATGATAATTGGAAAATACACCCACATTCAGATTGGAAGATTAATGATTTATGTGGATTCAGTTATTGTATTTTTTGGTTTAATCGCATTTCGCGATTGGGCCATTCCACTATACTCGCTCATTGTAATATATATTTGTGGCAAACTGATCGACACTGCACTTGAAGGTGCCAGCTACAACAAAGCACTTATTATTGTGTCGCGTAAACATGCGGAAATAAAGGAAAAACTACTGGTTGATCTTGAACGTGGCGGAACTTACCTGAATGGAGAAGGAATGTTTACCGGAGAAAAGAAACAAATAATATATACTGTCGTTAGTCGGCGTGAAGTAGCTATCCTTCAGGAATTTATCAGCAAGATTGATGCTGATGCATTTATTACAGTAATGGATACAAAAGAAATTCTGGGTGAAGGATTTCAGAGCTTGCACCAAAAAGTTAACAATTAA
- the tolA gene encoding cell envelope integrity protein TolA produces MIRREEYSEKKKGLVGTIIFHVIVLILLLVLGFFTPLPLPGEEGILVNFGNSENGLGDREPSPARRQQQTSPPPPQTAQQKTTPPPAKQTPPPPVKTSEPEPAEEVAMTQDYEETVAIEAAEKKKKEEELKRQQELEEKRRKEQEELERKQAEEAEQKRLAEIERQRQAEIERQQREEAERIAREEAERKAREEAERQRKLEEERKIAEINSRTQGAFANSGSGSGGTGTGDGESQGVTFPGGNQGVPTGDPNATTYGPGGSGAGNQGSGAGISFDLGGRSAISLPKPEYPGNDAGIVVVKVIVDKNGRVTSAEPGARGTTIANKAFWDEAKQAALKAKFNVDQNAPAFQQGTISYRFTLD; encoded by the coding sequence ATGATACGAAGAGAGGAATATAGCGAAAAGAAAAAGGGGCTTGTCGGAACGATTATTTTTCATGTAATCGTACTGATATTATTGCTTGTACTTGGCTTTTTTACGCCACTACCTCTCCCCGGAGAAGAAGGAATTCTGGTTAATTTCGGAAATTCGGAAAATGGATTGGGCGACCGCGAACCAAGTCCGGCGCGCCGTCAACAACAAACCTCACCACCACCACCACAAACGGCTCAACAAAAAACAACGCCACCTCCTGCCAAACAAACACCTCCGCCTCCGGTAAAAACTTCAGAACCCGAACCGGCCGAAGAAGTTGCAATGACTCAGGATTACGAAGAAACGGTGGCCATTGAAGCTGCTGAAAAAAAGAAAAAGGAAGAGGAGCTTAAACGCCAACAAGAGCTGGAAGAAAAACGACGCAAAGAACAGGAAGAACTGGAACGCAAACAAGCCGAAGAAGCTGAACAAAAGCGTTTAGCTGAGATAGAACGTCAACGACAAGCAGAAATAGAACGTCAGCAAAGAGAAGAGGCTGAACGAATTGCCCGCGAAGAAGCTGAACGTAAAGCTCGTGAAGAAGCAGAACGCCAGCGCAAATTAGAAGAAGAACGAAAAATAGCAGAAATAAACTCTCGAACTCAAGGTGCTTTTGCCAACAGCGGATCAGGAAGCGGCGGCACCGGTACTGGCGATGGAGAAAGCCAGGGAGTAACATTCCCAGGCGGTAACCAGGGTGTTCCAACCGGAGATCCGAATGCAACAACATACGGCCCTGGCGGAAGCGGAGCCGGAAACCAGGGATCGGGTGCAGGTATTTCATTCGATCTTGGCGGACGTTCAGCAATTTCGTTGCCGAAACCGGAATACCCGGGTAACGATGCCGGAATTGTAGTAGTAAAAGTTATCGTTGATAAAAATGGAAGAGTTACTTCTGCTGAGCCAGGAGCCAGAGGTACAACCATTGCCAATAAAGCATTCTGGGACGAAGCCAAACAGGCAGCACTCAAAGCAAAATTTAACGTTGACCAAAATGCGCCTGCATTCCAGCAGGGAACTATTTCTTATCGATTTACACTTGATTAA